A region of Thermotoga sp. Mc24 DNA encodes the following proteins:
- a CDS encoding flagellar basal body-associated FliL family protein: MAEEERREEEQPKRRMGASLIMSIVVPLVVSVAVYFLLPMFLGSNQGEQGENVPSTPVRIKAVLIQQGENQTFLLKGGRDVVVIDSLSFSVGSDACRAAVAERKDEIMDALMMIFLSKDKSELSTVPGLELLKRQIRDAVNTITGFVGDKEKYGVLDVYLYIKAFATTE, from the coding sequence ATGGCAGAAGAAGAAAGAAGAGAAGAAGAACAACCGAAACGTCGAATGGGTGCGTCTTTGATCATGAGCATCGTTGTTCCGCTTGTGGTTTCCGTGGCGGTGTATTTCTTGCTGCCCATGTTCCTCGGTTCGAATCAGGGTGAGCAGGGTGAAAACGTACCTTCGACTCCAGTAAGGATAAAAGCGGTCCTCATTCAACAGGGAGAGAACCAGACCTTCCTTCTCAAAGGTGGAAGGGACGTGGTTGTGATAGATTCTCTTTCTTTCAGTGTGGGGAGCGATGCCTGCAGGGCAGCTGTAGCCGAGAGGAAAGACGAGATCATGGATGCGCTCATGATGATCTTTCTGAGCAAAGACAAGAGCGAACTTAGCACCGTTCCGGGTCTGGAACTGTTGAAACGTCAAATAAGAGACGCGGTAAACACGATCACCGGATTCGTTGGTGATAAAGAGAAATACGGAGTTCTGGATGTGTACCTGTACATCAAGGCGTTTGCGACCACCGAGTGA
- a CDS encoding OmpA/MotB family protein gives MAKKRKEEQKSSPQWMTTYSDMVTLLLTFFVALISMSTISPGKFQQVAVGLRIALSGNPPGVLMGGKSINEEPLITSKRGIYQELMRLSEEYKGKITVEERDEGTLIVLKDMVFFETGSAKLTVEAKELLAKVGQIVIEHTTNVLEIYGYADDRLPLPNSIYVSNWHLSSARAASVVNFFLTELREKRMIERAADIKLGRFNIELFYNPDRFYPIGLGDREIKKKIQDFENRINVEKALLNEKFRNGEISQAEYESELKKLEEKYQQELDRLRKEFRRIDILIKREKL, from the coding sequence ATGGCGAAAAAAAGAAAAGAGGAACAGAAAAGCAGTCCTCAATGGATGACGACCTATTCAGATATGGTGACACTGCTTCTCACGTTTTTTGTGGCTTTGATCTCGATGTCCACTATCAGTCCCGGAAAGTTCCAGCAGGTGGCGGTAGGGCTCAGAATCGCGTTGAGTGGGAACCCGCCGGGCGTCCTCATGGGAGGAAAAAGCATAAACGAAGAACCCTTGATCACATCAAAAAGAGGAATATATCAAGAACTCATGAGATTGTCCGAAGAATATAAGGGAAAGATCACAGTTGAAGAGAGAGACGAAGGAACACTGATCGTGTTGAAAGACATGGTGTTTTTTGAGACGGGAAGCGCCAAGCTCACAGTGGAAGCCAAAGAACTCCTGGCCAAAGTGGGACAGATAGTCATAGAACACACCACGAACGTGCTCGAGATCTACGGTTATGCGGACGACAGATTACCTCTTCCAAACTCGATTTACGTCTCCAACTGGCATCTTTCGAGCGCACGAGCGGCGAGCGTCGTGAATTTCTTTCTCACCGAGTTGAGAGAGAAGAGAATGATCGAAAGGGCTGCGGACATAAAGCTTGGACGCTTCAACATCGAACTTTTCTACAATCCAGACAGATTCTACCCAATAGGACTTGGAGACAGGGAGATAAAGAAAAAGATCCAAGATTTCGAAAACCGGATCAACGTCGAGAAAGCCCTTCTCAATGAGAAATTCAGAAACGGGGAGATTTCTCAAGCGGAATACGAATCGGAACTGAAAAAATTGGAAGAAAAGTATCAGCAGGAATTAGATAGATTGAGAAAAGAGTTCAGAAGAATAGATATCCTCATAAAACGAGAGAAGCTGTGA
- a CDS encoding motility protein A has protein sequence MDLATLMGLVLVIAALFIGILTGGGDFAAFINIPSLFITVVGSIAATMVAHPKDKAFKIVNIMLSTLREPKIDHVSLIQTMVSFSEKARREGLLSLEENLESIEDPFMKKALQLVVDGTDPDLLKNMMETEMELFEEELDGERAVLESAGAYAPAFGMIGTLIGLIQMLKSLNDPETLGPSMAVALITTLYGAVLANGVFLPMAEKIKKRRDILVLEKRMILEAVLSIQAGENPRILEEKLKSFLPEKERQAYEAASQEATA, from the coding sequence ATGGACCTTGCGACCCTGATGGGTCTTGTTCTTGTGATAGCGGCTCTTTTCATAGGAATCCTGACAGGTGGAGGAGATTTTGCAGCGTTCATAAACATCCCTTCGCTGTTCATAACCGTTGTTGGCTCCATCGCAGCAACCATGGTGGCTCATCCGAAGGACAAAGCCTTCAAGATCGTGAATATCATGCTCTCAACTCTGAGAGAGCCGAAGATCGATCACGTTTCCCTGATTCAGACGATGGTCTCTTTTTCCGAGAAAGCACGAAGGGAAGGTTTGCTCTCTCTGGAAGAGAATCTGGAGAGTATAGAAGATCCATTCATGAAAAAAGCGCTCCAGCTCGTGGTGGATGGAACTGATCCGGATCTTTTGAAGAACATGATGGAAACGGAAATGGAACTCTTCGAAGAGGAACTCGACGGAGAAAGGGCGGTTCTGGAATCTGCAGGGGCGTACGCTCCCGCGTTCGGTATGATTGGAACGTTGATCGGTCTCATTCAAATGCTCAAATCTTTGAACGATCCAGAAACCCTCGGTCCCTCTATGGCGGTTGCGCTGATAACAACACTCTACGGTGCCGTTCTGGCCAACGGTGTCTTTCTTCCCATGGCTGAAAAGATCAAAAAGAGAAGGGACATTCTGGTTTTGGAGAAAAGGATGATACTGGAGGCTGTTCTTTCTATCCAGGCGGGAGAGAACCCGAGGATTCTCGAAGAAAAACTCAAGTCGTTCCTCCCTGAGAAAGAAAGACAGGCTTACGAGGCGGCTTCTCAGGAGGCAACCGCGTGA
- a CDS encoding flagellar FlbD family protein, translating to MIRLTRIDGRWFFLNADLIETIEALPDTTITLINGRKYIVKESAEEVVQRVIEYKRKIFNWWKEQGR from the coding sequence ATGATCAGGTTGACGAGGATAGATGGTAGATGGTTCTTCCTGAACGCTGATCTGATAGAAACCATCGAAGCGCTGCCGGACACGACGATCACCCTCATAAACGGTAGAAAATACATCGTAAAAGAATCCGCAGAGGAAGTCGTTCAGAGGGTGATAGAATACAAGAGAAAGATCTTCAACTGGTGGAAAGAACAGGGAAGGTGA